In one Mycobacterium sp. NBC_00419 genomic region, the following are encoded:
- a CDS encoding DUF2786 domain-containing protein, which translates to MTEDKMLARIAALLRQAEGTDNAHEAEAFMAAAQRLATATSIDLAVARSHSASRTAAQVPTQRTITIGEPGTKGLRTYVQLFAGIAAANDVRCDVASNSTFVYAYGFPEDIDASHALYASLVVQMVRSCDAYLSTGAHRPTPTITARLNFQLAFGARVGRRLAEAREDATREATKDRRTAPGTALALRNKEVELHDHYRQTSKARGTWQASRATAGYSSSARRAGDKAGRQARLGSSPELPGLRSRLRR; encoded by the coding sequence ATGACCGAAGACAAGATGCTCGCCCGGATCGCCGCTCTGCTGCGCCAGGCCGAAGGCACCGACAACGCCCACGAGGCCGAGGCGTTCATGGCCGCCGCCCAGCGGCTGGCCACCGCCACCTCGATCGATCTCGCTGTGGCACGCTCACATTCGGCATCCCGGACTGCTGCGCAGGTGCCCACCCAGCGGACCATCACCATCGGCGAGCCCGGTACCAAGGGCCTGCGCACCTACGTACAACTGTTCGCCGGAATCGCCGCCGCCAACGACGTGCGCTGCGACGTCGCCTCGAACTCGACCTTCGTCTACGCCTACGGCTTCCCGGAGGATATCGACGCCAGCCACGCCCTCTACGCCAGCCTGGTCGTGCAGATGGTCCGCTCGTGTGACGCCTACCTGTCCACCGGTGCGCACCGGCCGACGCCGACGATCACCGCCCGGCTGAACTTCCAGCTCGCTTTCGGGGCCCGGGTGGGCCGGCGGCTGGCCGAGGCCCGCGAGGACGCCACGCGTGAGGCCACCAAGGATCGCAGGACCGCACCGGGAACCGCACTTGCGTTGCGCAACAAAGAGGTCGAGCTCCATGACCACTACCGGCAGACCTCCAAGGCGCGTGGTACCTGGCAGGCCAGCCGGGCCACAGCCGGCTATTCGTCGTCGGCACGGCGGGCCGGTGACAAAGCCGGGCGGCAGGCGCGGCTCGGCTCCAGTCCCGAACTGCCGGGGCTACGGTCCCGGCTGCGGCGGTGA
- a CDS encoding O-methyltransferase: MGPDDWQPVDELLDRALLDDDAALAAALADSTAAGLPAIEVSPQTAHLLYLLVRISGARRVLEIGTLGGYSTICLARGVGSEGSVTTLEYEPRHAEVARRNLERAGVADRVEIVVGAALDSLPGLTGDFDLVFIDADKENNSAYVQWAVDLGRPGTVIVVDNVVRNGRILSPAADDLQARAVRDMLEMMGKHPHLDTAAIQTVGLKGWDGFAVALVK, from the coding sequence ATCGGCCCTGATGACTGGCAGCCCGTGGACGAGCTGCTGGACCGCGCACTCCTCGACGACGATGCGGCCCTGGCTGCGGCATTGGCCGACTCGACTGCCGCCGGCCTGCCCGCGATCGAGGTGTCCCCGCAGACGGCGCACCTGCTCTACCTGCTGGTCCGGATCAGCGGAGCGCGCCGGGTCCTCGAGATCGGGACCCTCGGCGGCTACAGCACCATCTGCCTGGCCCGCGGCGTCGGGTCCGAGGGCAGCGTGACCACCCTGGAGTACGAACCCCGCCATGCCGAGGTCGCTCGCCGCAACCTCGAGCGGGCCGGGGTGGCCGACCGGGTGGAGATCGTCGTCGGTGCGGCGCTCGACTCCCTGCCCGGCCTGACCGGTGACTTCGACCTCGTCTTCATCGACGCCGACAAAGAGAACAACAGCGCCTACGTCCAGTGGGCCGTCGACCTCGGCCGCCCGGGCACCGTCATCGTCGTCGACAACGTCGTGCGCAATGGCCGCATCCTCAGCCCGGCAGCCGACGATCTGCAGGCCCGCGCGGTGCGCGACATGCTCGAAATGATGGGCAAGCACCCGCACCTGGACACCGCCGCCATCCAGACCGTGGGCCTCAAAGGCTGGGACGGCTTCGCCGTCGCCCTGGTGAAATAG
- a CDS encoding TIGR04338 family metallohydrolase: MSARDSQRALVYAAEDFVRTLFDRAAQHHSPTIDFFGTQLTLPPEAKFGSMESVQRYVDDVLALPGVTARWPQPEPLRVRPRRAATAAHYERRDGTATIAVPDRSTADWAMRELVLLHEIAHHLDGSGGPAHGPGFVATFCELAAVVMGPEVGHVLRVVYAKEGVR; encoded by the coding sequence GTGAGCGCGCGCGACAGTCAGCGCGCCCTCGTCTACGCGGCCGAGGACTTCGTCCGAACGCTCTTTGATCGCGCAGCCCAACATCATTCGCCCACCATCGACTTCTTCGGCACCCAGCTGACCCTGCCGCCGGAGGCAAAGTTCGGGTCGATGGAATCGGTGCAGCGTTACGTCGACGACGTCCTCGCCCTGCCGGGGGTGACAGCCCGCTGGCCCCAGCCGGAACCGCTGCGGGTGCGGCCACGCCGGGCCGCTACGGCGGCCCACTACGAAAGGCGCGACGGCACAGCCACAATCGCCGTCCCGGATCGCAGCACCGCAGACTGGGCGATGCGCGAGCTGGTGCTGCTGCACGAGATCGCCCACCACCTCGACGGCAGCGGCGGACCCGCTCATGGGCCGGGGTTCGTCGCGACGTTCTGCGAACTGGCGGCAGTGGTGATGGGTCCGGAGGTGGGCCACGTGCTGCGCGTCGTCTACGCCAAAGAGGGCGTGCGGTAG